The nucleotide window TGCTGCACCTGCGGCCTTCGCACCAGCATTTCGTCGTCGCGCGCCGCCCTACGGCGCCGTTGATGGGCGAACTCTTCACGATCGGCTGGCCGGTTGCGATCACCTATGCGGTCGAGGCGACGCTCTTTCTCGCCACCGGCCTGCTCGCAGGCCTGCTCGGCGCAACACCGCTCGCGGCGCACCAGATCGCCCTGAACGTGGCCTCCGTCACCTTCATGGTGCCGCTCGCGATCGGTCAGGCGGCCAACGTGCGCGTGGGTTACTGGTCTGGTGCGGGCGTGCCGCGCGCGGCGCGCCATGCGGGCTTCGTCGCGCTCGGGCTCGGTGTTGGCTTCATGTCGCTCTCGGCGCTCGTGATGGTGCTTGCGCCGCACTGGATCGTCGGGCTCTACCTGCACCTCGACGACCCGGCCAACGCGCACACGGTCTCGCTCGCGGCCACGCTGCTCGGCGTCGCGGCGATTTTCCAGATCGTCGACGGCGCGCAGACCGTGGGTTCGGGCTGCCTGCGCGGCCTGAAAGACACGCGCGTGCCAATGCTCGCGGCCACGCTCGGCTATTGGGGCATCGGCTTTCCGCTGGGCTATGTGCTCGCGTTCCACTTCGGGCTCGGCGCGCTCGGGCTCTGGTGGGGCTTGGCGGCCGGGCTCACCACCGTCGCCGTGCTCATGACGTGGCGCTTTCACCGTATGAGCCGGCGCGCACAGGCTCACGCTGCCGCGGCGGCGAGCCGCGTTGGCTGAAGCGTTCACTTAACCGGCCGGGCCGTACCGGCGCGACCGGTTAAAATACGCGCCTGGCGCCACGAACGGCGTCCGTCCCACGAGGGCAAGAACAGTTTGGAGACAGCCGCGCCCCGCGAGCGCCGCCGGCCACCCCGGCCGCGCCTGCCACGCACGCAACGGTCGGGTCGCACGCATCGACGTCACTCCACGATCTGACGCACCAGCGCACACGCCCGACGCGCGTCAGCGCTGAAGCGCCCCGCGCCATGACATATAACGAACCCACTCACGGACCACCCCTTTCATGCTTGCCCCGATTACCCGACTCTTCCCGCTCTGGGCCGTCCTCGTTTCGTTGCTGGCCTACTTCGATCCGGGCCTCGTCGCCCCGATTGCGCCGCACGTCACGACGCTCCTGATGATCATCATGCTGTCGATGGGCGTCACGCTCTCGTTCGCCGACTTCCAGCGCGTCTTCA belongs to Paraburkholderia flagellata and includes:
- a CDS encoding MATE family efflux transporter, whose protein sequence is MTRTTLSRRAVSAPPTLRRHAADTARLAGPLAIAQLSQMAMSVTDTVLLGSLGADALAAGGLGANMFFVVVTVLQGVLTSVSVSVAQARGADNESHVPHIYWTGFALSLLLSVPAFALLSFAEPILRALGEPTLLAHHIGEYTAVLRWGAPASLIGVGLMRSFLPAIGAARRLLWVSVACVFINGFLNYGLIHGAWSLPRLGFLGSAVATTITVWLTAFVLMALLHLRPSHQHFVVARRPTAPLMGELFTIGWPVAITYAVEATLFLATGLLAGLLGATPLAAHQIALNVASVTFMVPLAIGQAANVRVGYWSGAGVPRAARHAGFVALGLGVGFMSLSALVMVLAPHWIVGLYLHLDDPANAHTVSLAATLLGVAAIFQIVDGAQTVGSGCLRGLKDTRVPMLAATLGYWGIGFPLGYVLAFHFGLGALGLWWGLAAGLTTVAVLMTWRFHRMSRRAQAHAAAAASRVG